In Methylotenera versatilis 79, the DNA window TAACACTTGCTAGAAATCAAAAAAATATCAAAATTGGTGTATTAATTGGTAAACGGCCCAAGCCAACAGCAGTAAGAAAACAAGATTAAAGCATCATTAGCATTTATTAAGTTTCACTAGCTTTTGTTTCACTAGCTTTTAGTGAGTTGGTTTTAGGCGTTGTATATAACGCCACCAAAATACCCACTTCATATAAAAGCCACAATGGCACGGCCAACATAAACTGCGAAATAATATCAGGTGGCGTAAAAATAGCGCCCAAGATAAAAGCGCCAACAATCACATATCCGCGCACCTCTTTCAATTGTGCAATGCTCACCCAACCAAAACGTGCAATTAGCACCACGGCAATCGGCACCTCAAACGCTAAACCAAACGCCATAAAAAGCGTCAATACAAAATCTAAATACTCAGCAATATCTGTCATCACTGCAACGCCTGCTGGCGCACTATGTATGATAAATCCAAACACTGTGGGAAAAACGGCAAAGTACGCAAATGCCATCCCAATTACAAATAGCAAACTACTTGCCACAATAACTGGCACCATCAATTTTTTTTCATGATTGTATAAACCGGGCGAAATAAATGCCCAAATTTGATACAAAGTATGTGGTAGAGAAATTACGAAAGCCGCCATCATTGCCACTTTCATCGGCACGAAAAATGGTGTAGTCACTGCGGTCGCAATCATCTGACCACCAGCAGGCAGCTTAGTAAGCATCGGCTCTGCCAGCAAAGCGTATATTTTATTGGCGAAAGGAAATAGGCCAATAAATACGATGACAAAACCCAATACGATTCTGAGCAGTCGATTACGCAACTCAATTAAATGTGAGATAAACGATTCAGTAGGCGTGGGCATTTGCGCTAAACCTCAACTTTTTTTGTTTTTTTAACGGGTTTAGCTTTAACGACTTTTTCTGAACCTTCAGAAATAACTTTAGTAGATTTCGCCCGCGGTTTTCGAGCAGTTGTTTGTTTTTGAATCGGCGCTTGATTTTGAGCAAGATTTGGCGCAGGTTCAGCTTTACTACTACCTAAATCTGCAATTGAATTTTCAACTTGATTGACTTGTTGATGAATATTTTGCTCTGCACTAACAACCGCATGGCTGATTTCTTGCTGCAATTTTTGCAATTCTTCAAACCGAAATTCGCGATTGACCTCTTCTTTTACCTGTGTCGCGTAACGTTGCATGCGCCCAGTCAACGCGCCTATCGTGCGTGCTACTTTTGGTAATTTTTCTGGGCCAATAACCAATAAAGCTACGATAGCAATGACAAACAGTTCCGAAAAGGAAATACCAAACATTACAATTAACTCTTAGTCTTGTGAGTGACTTCACCTTCAATAGTTGTGCCAGATTGATGTGGCTGAGTATCAACTTTAGCGTCAGTTACCTGCTCATCTTTCATGGCCTTTTTAAACTCATTTACTGCACCACCAACATCGCTACCCATATTCTTTAATTTTTTAGTGCCAAATATTAAAACGACAATCAATAAGACGATTAACCAATGCCACAAACTGAATGAACCCATGATGCTCTCCTAAATTTAGTTATTTAGCTAATTTGCTTTTGTAGGCAATTAATTGCCGCCAAATACATGAACGTGAATATGAAATACTTCCTGACCGCCTTCGCGACCAGTATTGATCAGCGTTTTAAAGCCTGTCAAGCCTTGGCTTTCTGCCAATTTCGGCGCCAACAATAATGCTTTACCCAATAAGGATTCTTGTGCTTCTGTGCAATCTTTTAAGGTTTCAATATGTTGTTTGGGTACAATTAAAAAATGTATCTTTGCCATAGGCTTAATGTCATGAAAGGCAATAAAGCTGTCATCTTCATAGATTTTTTTGGCTGGAATATCGCCAGCAATAATTTTACAAAAAATACAGTCCGCGCTCATTATTTACTTCGACTTTCTTTCTCTGTAATACCAGACAAACCTTCACGGCGCGCTAGTTCGTCCAGCACATCTTGCGGTTTTAAACCTGCGTGACTCAGCATAATCAAGGTATGAAACCACAAATCAGCAGTTTCATAAATAATTTCTTCTTTGTTACCACCTTTGGCTGCAATGACTGTTTCAGTCGCTTCCTCACCAATCTTTTTTAAGATACTGTCTAACCCTTTAGCATACAGTTTCGCCACATAAGACGAAGTTGGATCAGCGGCTTTACGCTGTTCCAACAATTCTGCTAATCGATCTAATACATCATTCATGCTATTCAGTCTTAATCACTAATAATCTTTAAAAAACCATCGCGAAAAATCAATCGTGATATATCGTTTTAGGGTCTTTTAGCACAGGCTGGTCAATTAACCATTGCGCTTGCGAATCTTTATCTTGTTCTAGCTTCTTAAAAAAACAATTATGTCGACCCGTATGGCAAGCGATTCCACCAATTTGTTCCACTTTAATCAACACAACGTCTTCATCACAATCCAGACGAATCTCATGCACTTTTTGCGTGTGACCGGATTCCTCACCTTTACGCCATAATTTATTACGTGAGCGCGACCAATAAACAGCTTGTTTTGATTCATTGGTTAACTGTAAAGCTTCGCGATTCATCCACGCAAACATTAACACACGCCCACTATCAAATTCCTGCGCAATTACAGGCACCAAGCC includes these proteins:
- the tatC gene encoding twin-arginine translocase subunit TatC produces the protein MPTPTESFISHLIELRNRLLRIVLGFVIVFIGLFPFANKIYALLAEPMLTKLPAGGQMIATAVTTPFFVPMKVAMMAAFVISLPHTLYQIWAFISPGLYNHEKKLMVPVIVASSLLFVIGMAFAYFAVFPTVFGFIIHSAPAGVAVMTDIAEYLDFVLTLFMAFGLAFEVPIAVVLIARFGWVSIAQLKEVRGYVIVGAFILGAIFTPPDIISQFMLAVPLWLLYEVGILVALYTTPKTNSLKASETKASET
- the tatB gene encoding Sec-independent protein translocase protein TatB, with the translated sequence MFGISFSELFVIAIVALLVIGPEKLPKVARTIGALTGRMQRYATQVKEEVNREFRFEELQKLQQEISHAVVSAEQNIHQQVNQVENSIADLGSSKAEPAPNLAQNQAPIQKQTTARKPRAKSTKVISEGSEKVVKAKPVKKTKKVEV
- the tatA gene encoding Sec-independent protein translocase subunit TatA is translated as MGSFSLWHWLIVLLIVVLIFGTKKLKNMGSDVGGAVNEFKKAMKDEQVTDAKVDTQPHQSGTTIEGEVTHKTKS
- a CDS encoding histidine triad nucleotide-binding protein, whose amino-acid sequence is MSADCIFCKIIAGDIPAKKIYEDDSFIAFHDIKPMAKIHFLIVPKQHIETLKDCTEAQESLLGKALLLAPKLAESQGLTGFKTLINTGREGGQEVFHIHVHVFGGN
- a CDS encoding phosphoribosyl-ATP diphosphatase — translated: MNDVLDRLAELLEQRKAADPTSSYVAKLYAKGLDSILKKIGEEATETVIAAKGGNKEEIIYETADLWFHTLIMLSHAGLKPQDVLDELARREGLSGITEKESRSK
- the hisI gene encoding phosphoribosyl-AMP cyclohydrolase, coding for MNWLDEVNWDANGLVPVIAQEFDSGRVLMFAWMNREALQLTNESKQAVYWSRSRNKLWRKGEESGHTQKVHEIRLDCDEDVVLIKVEQIGGIACHTGRHNCFFKKLEQDKDSQAQWLIDQPVLKDPKTIYHD